From one Culex quinquefasciatus strain JHB chromosome 3, VPISU_Cqui_1.0_pri_paternal, whole genome shotgun sequence genomic stretch:
- the LOC6043452 gene encoding ubiquitin carboxyl-terminal hydrolase 32 isoform X6 yields the protein MGAKDSKPCCISYEDAVKRVTDFELRRIKDAFKRSAGTSGTALSKSAFVQDVLGDGVPTVVADWLYAACGGTPKGIAFKELLCGLVLLTKGTQDEKIRFLWTLYCNESGTHILKQDFQKAIQIETTYQNAPATTGTTNKSNSLPGTAKYTVALFGPNDRVTFEQFKSWIQIYKGATVLSKWLLQDACVNLSSELETPTFYQSLAGVTHLEEQDIGVLEKVFWLLKGLALTGQLDLESLGPLISPPVPKAALGGVFLAFDENHDGHIDFKELCCGVSAACRGPNVERSKFCFKVFDIDRDGVLNYGEVGKMVDILLFVAKETNAACYKSVTSGQVMEELYRRALDGSGGDGAKLDVPDPVPEFKFTQEDFLIWSIESSRNLVQPFLDLLFEVCHIVLGLRPQCKHLEGDIVRGWLAREVRRGYKVGQFWYLVSSDWWQHWQQYTQPSVTSSCVHCKVASSYANSRSNAVGGSGMPGVDEAVICDESFTSNSTESMGDLLNTGGDSSSLGSGSSGISCGRQPGGPPGVIDNGNLIAPVMYKQIPTLTGEGGRLKRDLTLVQHRDFELVPDSLWKALSQWYDGPLPLPRQVIQPLSSAEVELELYPLNLRILRHQNPPAQQQQQQQSNSTWGSISGGYGALTSAGQGYPTVSSVLQPPKKYLAYTAAFSRLATVKQVAEFLCQRLKLRVEDIRLWHLVPTPTGVTEFPYLLEEDILTLQELSIADNDQLLLEIRNKDLTWPEELGSLTIAHSNSHTNLERRGTVSSIHSQHPPGATGLHNLGNTCFMNAALQVLFNTQPLAQYFAKRMHLYELNVNNKLGTKGQLAMRYAELLREVWTASQRSIAPLKLRFCVTKHAPQFSGGGQHDSQELLDWLLDSLHEDLNRVMEKPYSELKDSDGRADVVVAAEAWSQHHARNQSIIVDLFYGQLKSKVTCSGCGRDSVRFDPFSLLSLPLPVENYTYCEVLVSLLDGSVPVKYGLRLNSEQKYWDLKKALGEMCGLEPELLLICELSNSQIRCILPNEQKIKPSTACSPLYVYELPKFDNVLARSRAGSELAINIEKGLKDIQRTPALLLPSLEPNQLTTCSAITTISSSSSSASTATVDDPTVAMTGSSRQQAKTVGQGNNRRTSATATATTASKNIPEISASPDSTFIFSESAATQYAGLAPERNRKQPAVPTATSTNQQLLNNNNVAVVENGGWNVDEQDAASCSDCDIMYNGHGTGPGDSGSFNHHLHHNHRDSFNQSAIKRPPSAGSGGGIYPPTSKSPANYLIAVHRKLSRQDTYFLSHHKSRPGLFGVPLLIPCYDGVTNKELYCSVWLQVARLLSPLPPTPPDQSNHATDCDDSLGYDFPFTLRAVASGGRICALCPWSRFCRGCEIPCNDEPLLQGLIYSGHSSSNNSTPNLSSREQTPTFRRKTYGSSTTSSLDGVVPAPQLQQQSSPTPSLSRSINTTSIQIAIDWDPTALHLRYQSTRERLWTEHESVAICRRQQTEPVDLDHCLRAFTSEEKLEQYYHCSHCKQKKPATKKLQIWKLPPILIVHLKRFNFVNNKWVKSQKVVNFPYEDFDPTPYLASVPQETILRHKELLEGGGPHGLNHDCHDEFLEFDREMSMIDEVSDEVSISSITGTIESGGNGEGEDGEEEDDDYEDEGSSNGRTAELNSITPAIAGTHPVAWARQEVGDESPSKAKSRMSAKTKAQRKRLVSSSLTKTPVIDGQFTDFHNHHLKPERDAFDLKYQLYAAVCHSGMLNGGHYISYAANPNGSWYCYNDSSCREIPTRPKIDPSTAYLLFYERRDLDYEPYLPKVEGRQVPTEHLAEFEESDNELKKLCTLM from the exons atgggagcAAAGGATTCGAAGCCGTGCTGCATCAGCTACGAGGATGCCGTCAAGCGAG taaCGGACTTTGAGCTTCGGCGGATAAAGGATGCGTTCAAGAGGTCGGCCGGAACGAGTGGGACCGCGCTCAGCAAGAGTGCCTTCGTGCAGGACGTGCTCGGCGACGGAGTTCCGACGGTGGTGGCCGATTGGCTGTATGCAGCATGTGGCGGTACCCCGAAAGGAATCGCCTTCAAGGAGCTACTGTGCGGGCTTGTTCTGCTCACCAAGGGCACGCAGGACGAGAAGATCAG ATTCCTCTGGACGCTGTACTGCAACGAGTCCGGCACGCACATCCTGAAGCAAGACTTCCAGAAGGCCATCCAAATCGAAACCACGTACCAAAATGCCCCCGCCACCACCGGCACCACAAACAAGAGCAACAGCCTGCCCGGCACCGCCAAGTACACGGTGGCGCTGTTCGGTCCGAACGATCGCGTCACGTTCGAGCAGTTCAAGTCGTGGATTCAGATCTACAAGGGCGCCACGGTGCTGTCCAAGTGGCTGCTGCAGGACGCGTGCGTGAATTTGAGCTCGGAGCTGGAGACGCCCACGTTCTACCAGAGTTTGGCGGGGGTTACGCACCTGGAGGAGCAGGACATTGGCGTGTTGGAGAAGGTGTTTTGGCTGTTGAAGGGGTTGGCGTTGACGGGGCAGCTGGATCTGGAGTCGCTGGGGCCGCTGATTAGTCCACCGGTTCCGAAGGCGGCGCTGGGGGGTGTGTTTTTGGCGTTCGATGAGAACCACGATGGACACATTGACTTTAAGGAGTTGTGCTGTGGGGTTAGTGCGGCGTGTCGGGGGCCGAACGTTGAGCGGAGCAAGTTTTGCTTCAAGGTGTTTGATATCGATAGGGACGGGGTGTTGAACTACGGGGAGGTTGGGAAAATGGTGGACATTTTGTTGTTTGTGGCCAAAGAGACGAACGCGGCGTGTTACAAGAGCGTTACCAGTGGGCAGGTCATGGAGGAGTTGTATAGGAGAGCGTTGGATGGGAGTGGCGGTGATGGGGCGAAGTTGGACGTTCCGGATCCGGTGCCGGAGTTTAAGTTTACGCAGGAAGATTTCCTGATTTGGAGTATCGAGAGCAGCCGGAACTTGGTGCAACCTTTTTTGGATCTGCTGTTTGAAGTGTGTCATATTGTGCTGGGGTTGAGGCCGCAGTGTAAACACCTGGAGGGGGACATTGTGCGGGGTTGGTTGGCGCGGGAGGTTCGGCGGGGCTACAAAGTGGGCCAGTTTTGGTATTTGGTGTCGTCGGATTGGTGGCAGCACTGGCAGCAGTACACGCAACCTTCGGTGACTTCGTCGTGCGTTCACTGTAAGGTGGCGTCCAGTTATGCGAATAGTCGGAGTAATGCCGTTGGTGGATCCGGGATGCCCGGGGTGGATGAAGCGGTCATTTGTGACGAGAGTTTTACCTCGAACTCGACCGAGAGCATGGGAGATTTGCTGAACACGGGAGGTGATTCGTCTAGTCTGGGCTCCGGGAGCAGTGGAATATCGTGCGGAAGGCAACCGGGTGGACCGCCGGGAGTGATTGATAACGGCAACTTGATAGCGCCGGTCATGTACAAGCAAATACCAACGCTGACCGGTGAAGGAGGACGGCTGAAGCGGGATTTGACGCTGGTTCAGCATCGAGACTTTGAGCTCGTTCCGGACTCGCTGTGGAAGGCTTTATCGCAGTGGTACGATGGACCGCTTCCGCTGCCGAGGCAGGTGATTCAACCGTTGAGTTCGGCGGAAGTCGAGCTGGAGTTGTACCCGTTGAACTTGAGGATATTGCGCCATCAGAATCCACCCGcccaacagcagcaacagcaacaatcAAACAGTACCTGGGGAAGCATCTCGGGAGGTTACGGTGCGTTGACCTCCGCCGGACAGGGCTACCCGACGGTGTCCTCGGTGCTGCAACCACCCAAGAAATATCTCGCCTACACGGCAGCCTTCAGCCGACTGGCCACCGTCAAACAAGTGGCCGAATTTCTCTGCCAAAGACTGAAACTCAGGGTCGAAGACATCCGGTTGTGGCACCTGGTCCCCACCCCGACCGGTGTCACCGAGTTCCCCTACCTGCTGGAAGAAGACATCCTCACGCTGCAGGAGCTGTCCATCGCGGACAACGATCAGCTGCTGCTGGAAATACGAAACAAAGATCTTACCTGGCCAGAGGAGCTGGGATCGCTCACGATTGCCCACAGCAACAGCCACACCAACCTGGAACGCCGCGGAACCGTCTCCTCAATCCACTCGCAACATCCCCCTGGCGCCACCGGACTCCACAATCTCGGCAATACCTGCTTCATGAACGCCGCGCTGCAAGTCCTGTTCAACACGCAACCTCTCGCGCAGTACTTTGCCAAGCGGATGCACCTCTACGAACTGAACGTCAACAACAAGCTGGGAACCAAAGGCCAACTCGCGATGCGTTACGCGGAACTCCTCCGCGAAGTCTGGACCGCCTCTCAACGCTCGATAGCCCCGCTCAAGCTGCGATTCTGCGTCACCAAGCACGCGCCCCAGTTCTCCGGCGGTGGCCAGCACGACTCGCAGGAACTGCTCGACTGGCTGCTCGACTCGCTGCACGAAGATCTGAACCGCGTCATGGAGAAGCCGTACAGCGAGCTGAAGGACTCGGACGGCCGGGCCGACGTCGTGGTGGCGGCCGAAGCATGGAGCCAGCACCACGCCCGCAACCAAAGTATTATCGTCGATCTGTTCTACGGCCAGCTCAAGTCCAAGGTGACGTGCTCCGGGTGTGGCCGCGACTCGGTGCGGTTCGATCCGTTCAGTTTGCTCAGCTTGCCGCTCCCCGTCGAAAATTACACGTACTGCGAGGTGTTGG TCTCCCTCCTGGACGGTTCCGTCCCGGTCAAGTACGGCCTGCGGCTCAACTCGGAGCAAAAGTATTGGGATCTGAAGAAGGCGCTCGGCGAAATGTGCGGCCTCGAGCCGGAACTGCTGCTCATCTGTGAACTGTCCAACTCGCAGATCCGCTGCATTCTGCCCAACGAGCAGAAGATCAAACCGAGCACGGCCTGCTCGCCGCTGTACGTGTACGAACTGCCCAAGTTCGACAACGTCCTGGCGCGATCCCGGGCCGGCTCCGAACTGGCCATCAACATCGAGAAGGGCCTCAAGGACATCCAACGGACGCCAG CTCTTCTACTACCATCACTAGAGCCGAATCAGCTAACGACCTGCTCGGCCATCACGAccatctcgtcgtcgtcgtcatccgcCTCGACGGCCACCGTGGACGATCCGACGGTGGCAATGACGGGCAGTAGCCGTCAACAGGCCAAGACGGTAGGCCAGGGTAACAATCGGCGGACATCGGCGACGGCGACGGCGACGACGGCATCGAAG AACATTCCCGAAATCAGTGCCAGCCCGGACAGCACATTCATCTTTAGTGAATCGGCCGCTACTCAGTACGCCGGTTTGGCCCCCGAACGGAACCGGAAGCAACCGGCGGTGCCAACCGCGACCAGCACCAACCAGCAGCTGCTGAACAACAACAACGTGGCCGTAGTCGAGAACGGCGGCTGGAACGTGGACGAGCAGGACGCCGCCTCCTGTAGCGATTGTGATATTATGTATAATGGCCACGGCACAGGGCCCGGGGACAGCGGTTCCTTCAACCACCACCTTCACCACAACCACCGGGATTCGTTCAATCAAAGTGCAATTAAGCGACCGCCGAGCGCCGGAAGTGGGGGCGGAATCTACCCGCCAACGTCCAAAAGTCCCGCCAACTATCTGATTGCCGTGCATCGGAAGCTCAGCCGGCAGGACACGTACTTTCTGTCGCACCACAAGTCCCGGCCCGGGCTGTTCGGGGTGCCGCTGTTGATTCCGTGCTACGACGGCGTCACCAACAAGGAGCTGTACTGCTCGGTATGGCTGCAGGTGGCCCGACTGCTGAGTCCGCTGCCGCCGACGCCACCGGACCAATCGAATCATGCCACGGACTG tgatgaTAGCTTAGGGTATGACTTCCCGTTCACGCTACGAGCGGTCGCCAGCGGTGGTCGGATCTGCGCCCTCTGCCCGTGGTCCCGGTTCTGCCGGGGCTGCGAAATCCCCTGCAACGACGAACCACTGCTGCAGGGCCTGATCTACTCGGGCCACTCGTCAA GTAACAACTCAACGCCGAATCTGTCCTCGCGAGAACAAACGCCCACCTTCCGGCGGAAAACGTACGGCAGCTCGACGACGTCGTCGCTGGACGGAGTAGTCCCAGCGCCCCAGCTGCAGCAGCAGTCTTCGCCGACGCCCTCGCTCAGTCGGTCCATCAACACGACCAGCATCCAGATTGCCATCGATTGGGACCCGACGGCGCTGCACTTGCGGTACCAGAGTACCCGGGAGAGG CTATGGACCGAGCACGAGTCGGTGGCCATCTGCCGGAGGCAGCAAACGGAACCGGTCGACCTGGACCACTGTCTGCGGGCGTTCACCTCCGAGGAAAAGCTGGAACAGTACTACCACTGTTCGCACTGCAAGCAGAAGAAGCCGGCGACGAAGAAGCTGCAGATTTGGAAGTTGCCACCGATTTTG ATTGTCCACCTGAAGCGGTTCAACTTTGTGAACAACAAGTGGGTCAAGTCGCAAAAGGTCGTCAACTTCCCGTACGAAGACTTCGACCCAACGCCGTATCTGGCGTCGGTTCCGCAGGAAACGATCCTTCGACACAAGGAGCTGCTCGAAGGTGGTGGTCCTCACGGCCTCAACCACGACTGTCACGACGAGTTTCTCGAGTTTGACCGGGAAATGTCCATGATCGACGAGGTCAGCGACGAGGTGTCCATCTCGTCCATCACGGGGACGATCGAGAGTGGCGGAAATGGTGAGGGAGAAGATGGTGAAGAAGAGGACGATGATTACGAGGACGAGGGCAGCAGCAACGGCAGGACAGCTGAGTTGAATAGTATTACGCCGGCCATCGCCGGAACGCATCCGGTGGCCTGGGCGCGACAGGAAGTGGGCGACGAAAGTCCGAGCAAAGCCAAGTCACGGATGAGCGCCAAAACGAAAGCCCAACGCAAGCGACTCGTTTCGTCCAGCCTGACCAAGACGCCGGTCATCGACGGACAGTTTACGGACTTTCACAACCATCACCTCAAACCGGAACGCGACGCGTTCGATCTAAAGTATCAACTGTACGCCGCAGTG TGTCACTCGGGCATGCTGAACGGCGGCCACTACATCTCGTACGCGGCCAACCCGAACGGCTCGTGGTACTGCTACAACGACAGCTCCTGCCGGGAGATTCCGACGCGGCCAAAGATCGACCCCAGTACGGCGTACCTGCTGTTTTACGAGCGGCGTGACCTCGACTACGAGCCGTACCTGCCCAAGGTGGAGGGCCGCCAGGTGCCGACGGAGCATCTGGCCGAGTTCGAGGAGAGCGACAACGAGCTGAAGAAGCTGTGCACGCTCATGTAG
- the LOC6043452 gene encoding ubiquitin carboxyl-terminal hydrolase 32 isoform X5: MGAKDSKPCCISYEDAVKRVTDFELRRIKDAFKRSAGTSGTALSKSAFVQDVLGDGVPTVVADWLYAACGGTPKGIAFKELLCGLVLLTKGTQDEKIRFLWTLYCNESGTHILKQDFQKAIQIETTYQNAPATTGTTNKSNSLPGTAKYTVALFGPNDRVTFEQFKSWIQIYKGATVLSKWLLQDACVNLSSELETPTFYQSLAGVTHLEEQDIGVLEKVFWLLKGLALTGQLDLESLGPLISPPVPKAALGGVFLAFDENHDGHIDFKELCCGVSAACRGPNVERSKFCFKVFDIDRDGVLNYGEVGKMVDILLFVAKETNAACYKSVTSGQVMEELYRRALDGSGGDGAKLDVPDPVPEFKFTQEDFLIWSIESSRNLVQPFLDLLFEVCHIVLGLRPQCKHLEGDIVRGWLAREVRRGYKVGQFWYLVSSDWWQHWQQYTQPSVTSSCVHCKVASSYANSRSNAVGGSGMPGVDEAVICDESFTSNSTESMGDLLNTGGDSSSLGSGSSGISCGRQPGGPPGVIDNGNLIAPVMYKQIPTLTGEGGRLKRDLTLVQHRDFELVPDSLWKALSQWYDGPLPLPRQVIQPLSSAEVELELYPLNLRILRHQNPPAQQQQQQQSNSTWGSISGGYGALTSAGQGYPTVSSVLQPPKKYLAYTAAFSRLATVKQVAEFLCQRLKLRVEDIRLWHLVPTPTGVTEFPYLLEEDILTLQELSIADNDQLLLEIRNKDLTWPEELGSLTIAHSNSHTNLERRGTVSSIHSQHPPGATGLHNLGNTCFMNAALQVLFNTQPLAQYFAKRMHLYELNVNNKLGTKGQLAMRYAELLREVWTASQRSIAPLKLRFCVTKHAPQFSGGGQHDSQELLDWLLDSLHEDLNRVMEKPYSELKDSDGRADVVVAAEAWSQHHARNQSIIVDLFYGQLKSKVTCSGCGRDSVRFDPFSLLSLPLPVENYTYCEVLVSLLDGSVPVKYGLRLNSEQKYWDLKKALGEMCGLEPELLLICELSNSQIRCILPNEQKIKPSTACSPLYVYELPKFDNVLARSRAGSELAINIEKGLKDIQRTPALLLPSLEPNQLTTCSAITTISSSSSSASTATVDDPTVAMTGSSRQQAKTVGQGNNRRTSATATATTASKETLQNIPEISASPDSTFIFSESAATQYAGLAPERNRKQPAVPTATSTNQQLLNNNNVAVVENGGWNVDEQDAASCSDCDIMYNGHGTGPGDSGSFNHHLHHNHRDSFNQSAIKRPPSAGSGGGIYPPTSKSPANYLIAVHRKLSRQDTYFLSHHKSRPGLFGVPLLIPCYDGVTNKELYCSVWLQVARLLSPLPPTPPDQSNHATDCDDSLGYDFPFTLRAVASGGRICALCPWSRFCRGCEIPCNDEPLLQGLIYSGHSSSNNSTPNLSSREQTPTFRRKTYGSSTTSSLDGVVPAPQLQQQSSPTPSLSRSINTTSIQIAIDWDPTALHLRYQSTRERLWTEHESVAICRRQQTEPVDLDHCLRAFTSEEKLEQYYHCSHCKQKKPATKKLQIWKLPPILIVHLKRFNFVNNKWVKSQKVVNFPYEDFDPTPYLASVPQETILRHKELLEGGGPHGLNHDCHDEFLEFDREMSMIDEVSDEVSISSITGTIESGGNGEGEDGEEEDDDYEDEGSSNGRTAELNSITPAIAGTHPVAWARQEVGDESPSKAKSRMSAKTKAQRKRLVSSSLTKTPVIDGQFTDFHNHHLKPERDAFDLKYQLYAAVCHSGMLNGGHYISYAANPNGSWYCYNDSSCREIPTRPKIDPSTAYLLFYERRDLDYEPYLPKVEGRQVPTEHLAEFEESDNELKKLCTLM; encoded by the exons atgggagcAAAGGATTCGAAGCCGTGCTGCATCAGCTACGAGGATGCCGTCAAGCGAG taaCGGACTTTGAGCTTCGGCGGATAAAGGATGCGTTCAAGAGGTCGGCCGGAACGAGTGGGACCGCGCTCAGCAAGAGTGCCTTCGTGCAGGACGTGCTCGGCGACGGAGTTCCGACGGTGGTGGCCGATTGGCTGTATGCAGCATGTGGCGGTACCCCGAAAGGAATCGCCTTCAAGGAGCTACTGTGCGGGCTTGTTCTGCTCACCAAGGGCACGCAGGACGAGAAGATCAG ATTCCTCTGGACGCTGTACTGCAACGAGTCCGGCACGCACATCCTGAAGCAAGACTTCCAGAAGGCCATCCAAATCGAAACCACGTACCAAAATGCCCCCGCCACCACCGGCACCACAAACAAGAGCAACAGCCTGCCCGGCACCGCCAAGTACACGGTGGCGCTGTTCGGTCCGAACGATCGCGTCACGTTCGAGCAGTTCAAGTCGTGGATTCAGATCTACAAGGGCGCCACGGTGCTGTCCAAGTGGCTGCTGCAGGACGCGTGCGTGAATTTGAGCTCGGAGCTGGAGACGCCCACGTTCTACCAGAGTTTGGCGGGGGTTACGCACCTGGAGGAGCAGGACATTGGCGTGTTGGAGAAGGTGTTTTGGCTGTTGAAGGGGTTGGCGTTGACGGGGCAGCTGGATCTGGAGTCGCTGGGGCCGCTGATTAGTCCACCGGTTCCGAAGGCGGCGCTGGGGGGTGTGTTTTTGGCGTTCGATGAGAACCACGATGGACACATTGACTTTAAGGAGTTGTGCTGTGGGGTTAGTGCGGCGTGTCGGGGGCCGAACGTTGAGCGGAGCAAGTTTTGCTTCAAGGTGTTTGATATCGATAGGGACGGGGTGTTGAACTACGGGGAGGTTGGGAAAATGGTGGACATTTTGTTGTTTGTGGCCAAAGAGACGAACGCGGCGTGTTACAAGAGCGTTACCAGTGGGCAGGTCATGGAGGAGTTGTATAGGAGAGCGTTGGATGGGAGTGGCGGTGATGGGGCGAAGTTGGACGTTCCGGATCCGGTGCCGGAGTTTAAGTTTACGCAGGAAGATTTCCTGATTTGGAGTATCGAGAGCAGCCGGAACTTGGTGCAACCTTTTTTGGATCTGCTGTTTGAAGTGTGTCATATTGTGCTGGGGTTGAGGCCGCAGTGTAAACACCTGGAGGGGGACATTGTGCGGGGTTGGTTGGCGCGGGAGGTTCGGCGGGGCTACAAAGTGGGCCAGTTTTGGTATTTGGTGTCGTCGGATTGGTGGCAGCACTGGCAGCAGTACACGCAACCTTCGGTGACTTCGTCGTGCGTTCACTGTAAGGTGGCGTCCAGTTATGCGAATAGTCGGAGTAATGCCGTTGGTGGATCCGGGATGCCCGGGGTGGATGAAGCGGTCATTTGTGACGAGAGTTTTACCTCGAACTCGACCGAGAGCATGGGAGATTTGCTGAACACGGGAGGTGATTCGTCTAGTCTGGGCTCCGGGAGCAGTGGAATATCGTGCGGAAGGCAACCGGGTGGACCGCCGGGAGTGATTGATAACGGCAACTTGATAGCGCCGGTCATGTACAAGCAAATACCAACGCTGACCGGTGAAGGAGGACGGCTGAAGCGGGATTTGACGCTGGTTCAGCATCGAGACTTTGAGCTCGTTCCGGACTCGCTGTGGAAGGCTTTATCGCAGTGGTACGATGGACCGCTTCCGCTGCCGAGGCAGGTGATTCAACCGTTGAGTTCGGCGGAAGTCGAGCTGGAGTTGTACCCGTTGAACTTGAGGATATTGCGCCATCAGAATCCACCCGcccaacagcagcaacagcaacaatcAAACAGTACCTGGGGAAGCATCTCGGGAGGTTACGGTGCGTTGACCTCCGCCGGACAGGGCTACCCGACGGTGTCCTCGGTGCTGCAACCACCCAAGAAATATCTCGCCTACACGGCAGCCTTCAGCCGACTGGCCACCGTCAAACAAGTGGCCGAATTTCTCTGCCAAAGACTGAAACTCAGGGTCGAAGACATCCGGTTGTGGCACCTGGTCCCCACCCCGACCGGTGTCACCGAGTTCCCCTACCTGCTGGAAGAAGACATCCTCACGCTGCAGGAGCTGTCCATCGCGGACAACGATCAGCTGCTGCTGGAAATACGAAACAAAGATCTTACCTGGCCAGAGGAGCTGGGATCGCTCACGATTGCCCACAGCAACAGCCACACCAACCTGGAACGCCGCGGAACCGTCTCCTCAATCCACTCGCAACATCCCCCTGGCGCCACCGGACTCCACAATCTCGGCAATACCTGCTTCATGAACGCCGCGCTGCAAGTCCTGTTCAACACGCAACCTCTCGCGCAGTACTTTGCCAAGCGGATGCACCTCTACGAACTGAACGTCAACAACAAGCTGGGAACCAAAGGCCAACTCGCGATGCGTTACGCGGAACTCCTCCGCGAAGTCTGGACCGCCTCTCAACGCTCGATAGCCCCGCTCAAGCTGCGATTCTGCGTCACCAAGCACGCGCCCCAGTTCTCCGGCGGTGGCCAGCACGACTCGCAGGAACTGCTCGACTGGCTGCTCGACTCGCTGCACGAAGATCTGAACCGCGTCATGGAGAAGCCGTACAGCGAGCTGAAGGACTCGGACGGCCGGGCCGACGTCGTGGTGGCGGCCGAAGCATGGAGCCAGCACCACGCCCGCAACCAAAGTATTATCGTCGATCTGTTCTACGGCCAGCTCAAGTCCAAGGTGACGTGCTCCGGGTGTGGCCGCGACTCGGTGCGGTTCGATCCGTTCAGTTTGCTCAGCTTGCCGCTCCCCGTCGAAAATTACACGTACTGCGAGGTGTTGG TCTCCCTCCTGGACGGTTCCGTCCCGGTCAAGTACGGCCTGCGGCTCAACTCGGAGCAAAAGTATTGGGATCTGAAGAAGGCGCTCGGCGAAATGTGCGGCCTCGAGCCGGAACTGCTGCTCATCTGTGAACTGTCCAACTCGCAGATCCGCTGCATTCTGCCCAACGAGCAGAAGATCAAACCGAGCACGGCCTGCTCGCCGCTGTACGTGTACGAACTGCCCAAGTTCGACAACGTCCTGGCGCGATCCCGGGCCGGCTCCGAACTGGCCATCAACATCGAGAAGGGCCTCAAGGACATCCAACGGACGCCAG CTCTTCTACTACCATCACTAGAGCCGAATCAGCTAACGACCTGCTCGGCCATCACGAccatctcgtcgtcgtcgtcatccgcCTCGACGGCCACCGTGGACGATCCGACGGTGGCAATGACGGGCAGTAGCCGTCAACAGGCCAAGACGGTAGGCCAGGGTAACAATCGGCGGACATCGGCGACGGCGACGGCGACGACGGCATCGAAG GAAACGTTACAGAACATTCCCGAAATCAGTGCCAGCCCGGACAGCACATTCATCTTTAGTGAATCGGCCGCTACTCAGTACGCCGGTTTGGCCCCCGAACGGAACCGGAAGCAACCGGCGGTGCCAACCGCGACCAGCACCAACCAGCAGCTGCTGAACAACAACAACGTGGCCGTAGTCGAGAACGGCGGCTGGAACGTGGACGAGCAGGACGCCGCCTCCTGTAGCGATTGTGATATTATGTATAATGGCCACGGCACAGGGCCCGGGGACAGCGGTTCCTTCAACCACCACCTTCACCACAACCACCGGGATTCGTTCAATCAAAGTGCAATTAAGCGACCGCCGAGCGCCGGAAGTGGGGGCGGAATCTACCCGCCAACGTCCAAAAGTCCCGCCAACTATCTGATTGCCGTGCATCGGAAGCTCAGCCGGCAGGACACGTACTTTCTGTCGCACCACAAGTCCCGGCCCGGGCTGTTCGGGGTGCCGCTGTTGATTCCGTGCTACGACGGCGTCACCAACAAGGAGCTGTACTGCTCGGTATGGCTGCAGGTGGCCCGACTGCTGAGTCCGCTGCCGCCGACGCCACCGGACCAATCGAATCATGCCACGGACTG tgatgaTAGCTTAGGGTATGACTTCCCGTTCACGCTACGAGCGGTCGCCAGCGGTGGTCGGATCTGCGCCCTCTGCCCGTGGTCCCGGTTCTGCCGGGGCTGCGAAATCCCCTGCAACGACGAACCACTGCTGCAGGGCCTGATCTACTCGGGCCACTCGTCAA GTAACAACTCAACGCCGAATCTGTCCTCGCGAGAACAAACGCCCACCTTCCGGCGGAAAACGTACGGCAGCTCGACGACGTCGTCGCTGGACGGAGTAGTCCCAGCGCCCCAGCTGCAGCAGCAGTCTTCGCCGACGCCCTCGCTCAGTCGGTCCATCAACACGACCAGCATCCAGATTGCCATCGATTGGGACCCGACGGCGCTGCACTTGCGGTACCAGAGTACCCGGGAGAGG CTATGGACCGAGCACGAGTCGGTGGCCATCTGCCGGAGGCAGCAAACGGAACCGGTCGACCTGGACCACTGTCTGCGGGCGTTCACCTCCGAGGAAAAGCTGGAACAGTACTACCACTGTTCGCACTGCAAGCAGAAGAAGCCGGCGACGAAGAAGCTGCAGATTTGGAAGTTGCCACCGATTTTG ATTGTCCACCTGAAGCGGTTCAACTTTGTGAACAACAAGTGGGTCAAGTCGCAAAAGGTCGTCAACTTCCCGTACGAAGACTTCGACCCAACGCCGTATCTGGCGTCGGTTCCGCAGGAAACGATCCTTCGACACAAGGAGCTGCTCGAAGGTGGTGGTCCTCACGGCCTCAACCACGACTGTCACGACGAGTTTCTCGAGTTTGACCGGGAAATGTCCATGATCGACGAGGTCAGCGACGAGGTGTCCATCTCGTCCATCACGGGGACGATCGAGAGTGGCGGAAATGGTGAGGGAGAAGATGGTGAAGAAGAGGACGATGATTACGAGGACGAGGGCAGCAGCAACGGCAGGACAGCTGAGTTGAATAGTATTACGCCGGCCATCGCCGGAACGCATCCGGTGGCCTGGGCGCGACAGGAAGTGGGCGACGAAAGTCCGAGCAAAGCCAAGTCACGGATGAGCGCCAAAACGAAAGCCCAACGCAAGCGACTCGTTTCGTCCAGCCTGACCAAGACGCCGGTCATCGACGGACAGTTTACGGACTTTCACAACCATCACCTCAAACCGGAACGCGACGCGTTCGATCTAAAGTATCAACTGTACGCCGCAGTG TGTCACTCGGGCATGCTGAACGGCGGCCACTACATCTCGTACGCGGCCAACCCGAACGGCTCGTGGTACTGCTACAACGACAGCTCCTGCCGGGAGATTCCGACGCGGCCAAAGATCGACCCCAGTACGGCGTACCTGCTGTTTTACGAGCGGCGTGACCTCGACTACGAGCCGTACCTGCCCAAGGTGGAGGGCCGCCAGGTGCCGACGGAGCATCTGGCCGAGTTCGAGGAGAGCGACAACGAGCTGAAGAAGCTGTGCACGCTCATGTAG